Proteins encoded within one genomic window of Marinilabiliales bacterium:
- the yidC gene encoding membrane protein insertase YidC — translation MDRNSITGIILIALILIVFSVMNRPSQEDLEAARRRQDSLEMIRQQQIEEEARQAEAQTLADEPFTEDLFEDEPDSLSVMEELVNRYGDFARSAIGEERIFTIENENVKLDVSSRGGRPWSVELKEFQTWDSLPLILFEGDNNIFGLNFFSQNRSISTNTLYFVPVPAEQVVSVDGGETLAMRLYAGDDSYIEYVYRLAPGSYMVDFNINMVGMDRYLGAGASFIDLRWEIDLPGQERGSKNENNYSTIQYKFLNDDVDKLSERSDRGYEELRTRIKWIAFKQQFFSSVLIAGDHFSSAIVEQERIEDGRYLRHYVADIRLPIENSAREVIPMQFYFGPNHYSTLRAYSQQYEAANNYNPQLYRMVPLGWGIFGWVNRFVVIPVFNFLERYISNYGIIILLLTIFIKIIVFPLTYKSYVSTSKMRVLKPQIDEINEKIPKDKAMERQQATMNLYKRAGVNPMGGCLPMLIQLPILIALFRFFPTSFELRQESFLWATDLSTYDSILDLPFTIPWYGDHVSLFTLLMCVSTVIYTRMNSQMTASSSQMPGMQMMMYMMPVMLLFIFNDFASALSYYYFLTNMITFGQQAIIKRFVDDEELLRRLNEHKKKPVTKSKFQKRLEEVAKKRGVKTPPAKGKKPGSKKK, via the coding sequence ATGGACAGGAACTCAATAACAGGCATCATTCTTATTGCGCTGATACTTATAGTTTTCAGTGTTATGAACCGGCCTTCCCAGGAGGATCTTGAAGCTGCAAGGAGAAGGCAGGATTCACTGGAGATGATAAGGCAGCAGCAGATTGAGGAAGAAGCCAGGCAGGCAGAAGCACAGACGTTGGCAGATGAGCCATTCACTGAAGATCTTTTTGAGGATGAGCCGGACTCCTTAAGCGTAATGGAGGAGCTGGTTAACCGGTATGGCGATTTTGCCCGGTCGGCCATTGGCGAAGAGAGGATATTTACCATAGAAAATGAAAATGTAAAGCTCGATGTTTCTTCCAGGGGTGGCAGGCCATGGTCTGTAGAGTTGAAGGAATTCCAGACATGGGATTCTCTTCCACTCATATTATTTGAGGGTGATAACAATATATTCGGTCTTAATTTCTTTTCACAGAACAGGAGTATTTCCACGAACACTCTCTATTTTGTTCCCGTGCCCGCAGAACAGGTTGTTTCTGTTGACGGGGGAGAGACACTTGCAATGCGGCTTTATGCAGGAGATGATAGTTACATAGAGTATGTATACAGGCTTGCTCCCGGAAGCTACATGGTTGATTTCAATATTAACATGGTGGGAATGGACAGGTATCTGGGAGCCGGAGCCAGCTTTATTGACCTGCGATGGGAGATTGACCTTCCGGGCCAGGAGAGGGGGAGCAAGAATGAGAATAACTATTCAACGATACAGTACAAGTTCCTTAACGATGATGTAGATAAGCTTTCCGAGCGATCTGACAGGGGGTATGAGGAGTTGCGTACCCGGATAAAGTGGATTGCATTCAAGCAGCAGTTCTTTTCGTCCGTTCTTATTGCAGGTGATCATTTTTCAAGCGCGATTGTCGAGCAGGAGAGGATTGAGGACGGCCGTTACCTCAGGCATTATGTGGCAGATATTCGGCTTCCGATTGAAAACAGTGCCAGGGAAGTGATTCCGATGCAGTTCTATTTCGGTCCGAACCATTACAGCACCCTCAGAGCCTATTCACAGCAATATGAAGCTGCCAACAATTATAATCCTCAATTGTACAGGATGGTGCCTCTTGGCTGGGGCATTTTCGGATGGGTAAACCGCTTTGTGGTTATACCGGTTTTCAACTTCCTTGAACGATATATCAGCAACTACGGGATCATAATACTCCTGCTCACAATTTTCATCAAGATAATTGTCTTTCCGCTGACTTACAAGTCCTATGTCTCAACCTCAAAGATGAGGGTTCTAAAACCACAGATTGATGAGATAAATGAAAAGATTCCCAAGGATAAGGCCATGGAGAGGCAGCAGGCAACCATGAACCTGTATAAACGTGCCGGTGTTAATCCTATGGGAGGATGTCTGCCAATGCTTATACAGCTTCCTATACTGATCGCATTGTTCAGGTTCTTTCCCACCTCCTTTGAGCTGAGGCAGGAAAGCTTTTTGTGGGCCACAGACCTTTCCACATATGATTCCATACTTGACCTGCCGTTCACCATACCGTGGTACGGTGATCATGTAAGCCTGTTCACCCTGCTCATGTGTGTTTCGACGGTAATCTATACAAGGATGAATTCGCAGATGACTGCCAGCTCAAGCCAGATGCCCGGAATGCAGATGATGATGTACATGATGCCGGTTATGCTCCTGTTTATATTCAACGACTTTGCATCGGCCCTGAGTTACTACTATTTTCTTACCAATATGATAACTTTCGGGCAGCAGGCAATCATAAAACGCTTTGTTGATGACGAGGAGCTTTTACGAAGGCTTAATGAGCACAAGAAGAAACCTGTTACCAAATCCAAGTTCCAGAAAAGGCTTGAGGAAGTAGCCAAAAAGCGCGGGGTAAAGACTCCTCCGGCTAAGGGGAAAAAGCCCGGTTCAAAAAAGAAGTAA
- a CDS encoding DUF349 domain-containing protein has translation MDTKDLNGTAPEEQSGNGIENTGNTERESEQEKNQQPDTSGEASGNEVEKPSGEAESTAGEADAGTETKPADSDEASGKAEEPSGEAESTAGEAEEPSGEADAGTEARPDFHEMGKDELLKALEGLLGSGSVMAVRNDVETIKSCFYKRHKIEIEQRRKKFMQEGGDAEEFEPGEDPAELRFKELYRSYRHSKAAHNRGLEHTREENLERKLQVIEDLKELLNNNEDINRTFPEFRKLQKRWHDIGMVPQQKLKDLWDTYHHFVELFYDHIKINKELRDLDLRKNLETKISLCEKAEELLLESNVINAFRQLQKLHDQWRETGPVPRDQKDTIWERFREVTHQINKKHQEHFDKLKESQKKNLETKTILCEKAESILEKPLENFGQAEKLTREMIALQRTWKTIGFAPKKDNTRVYQRFRNACDRFFAAKREFTAQNKEVLNENLQKKLDLCVQAEALSESEDWKSTTDELISMQKRWKEIGPVPRKHYDPVWKRFRSACDRFFDRKSEYFSNIDSKYEENLKKKLALIEKIEGFKPGSNLDECLKTLKDYQREWVTIGFVPIKEKENVQKRYRAALDKHFESLKMDDQSKNVVKYRHKLETVKQKPNAMNKLKFEREKFLNKFKQLESDIALWENNIGFFAKSSTAEATIKEFREKIEQGRKQMEALEEKIRMIDDLDND, from the coding sequence ATGGATACGAAGGATCTGAATGGAACTGCTCCGGAGGAGCAATCCGGTAATGGTATTGAAAATACCGGAAATACGGAAAGAGAAAGCGAACAGGAAAAAAATCAACAGCCGGACACCAGTGGTGAAGCTTCCGGCAATGAAGTTGAAAAACCTTCCGGGGAAGCTGAATCAACCGCCGGGGAAGCTGATGCAGGGACTGAAACTAAACCTGCCGACAGTGATGAAGCCTCCGGGAAAGCTGAGGAACCTTCCGGGGAAGCTGAATCAACCGCCGGGGAAGCTGAGGAACCTTCCGGGGAAGCTGATGCAGGGACTGAAGCAAGGCCTGATTTCCATGAAATGGGAAAGGATGAGCTTCTTAAGGCCCTCGAAGGTCTTTTGGGATCCGGTTCGGTAATGGCTGTCAGAAACGATGTTGAGACAATTAAGAGTTGTTTCTACAAGCGGCACAAGATCGAGATAGAGCAGAGACGCAAGAAATTCATGCAGGAAGGGGGAGACGCTGAAGAATTCGAGCCCGGGGAGGATCCTGCAGAACTTCGGTTCAAGGAGCTTTACAGGAGCTACCGCCATTCAAAGGCTGCTCATAACAGGGGACTGGAACATACCAGGGAGGAAAACCTGGAACGGAAACTTCAGGTAATTGAAGACCTCAAGGAGCTGCTGAACAATAATGAGGATATTAACCGCACATTCCCTGAGTTCAGAAAGCTGCAGAAGAGATGGCATGATATAGGAATGGTACCCCAGCAGAAACTGAAGGACCTCTGGGACACGTATCATCATTTTGTAGAGCTTTTCTACGACCATATCAAAATTAACAAGGAGCTGCGTGACCTTGATCTTCGCAAGAACCTTGAAACAAAGATCAGCCTGTGCGAAAAAGCTGAGGAGTTGTTGCTCGAATCAAATGTAATAAATGCATTCAGGCAGCTTCAGAAACTACATGACCAGTGGAGGGAAACGGGACCTGTGCCCCGTGATCAGAAGGATACGATATGGGAGCGGTTCAGGGAGGTCACACACCAGATTAACAAGAAACACCAGGAGCACTTTGATAAGCTGAAGGAATCCCAGAAAAAAAACCTGGAAACAAAGACGATATTATGCGAGAAGGCGGAATCAATACTTGAAAAGCCTCTCGAAAATTTCGGGCAGGCCGAAAAGTTAACCCGTGAGATGATAGCTTTGCAACGTACCTGGAAGACGATCGGCTTTGCTCCCAAAAAGGATAATACGCGCGTATATCAGCGTTTCAGGAATGCGTGTGACAGATTCTTTGCTGCAAAAAGGGAGTTTACAGCCCAGAACAAAGAGGTGCTCAATGAGAATCTGCAGAAAAAACTTGATCTGTGTGTGCAGGCTGAGGCATTGAGTGAAAGCGAGGACTGGAAAAGTACCACCGACGAGCTGATATCCATGCAGAAACGGTGGAAAGAGATTGGTCCTGTTCCGCGAAAGCATTATGATCCGGTATGGAAAAGATTCCGGTCAGCCTGTGACCGCTTTTTCGACAGGAAATCAGAGTATTTTTCAAATATAGATTCCAAATACGAAGAAAACCTGAAGAAGAAGCTTGCTCTTATTGAAAAGATAGAGGGGTTCAAGCCGGGTTCCAACCTGGACGAATGCCTTAAAACTCTTAAGGATTATCAGCGGGAATGGGTCACAATAGGCTTTGTTCCGATCAAGGAAAAAGAAAATGTGCAGAAGAGGTACAGGGCTGCCCTTGATAAACACTTTGAGAGTTTGAAGATGGATGACCAGAGTAAAAATGTGGTCAAGTACAGGCATAAGCTTGAAACTGTGAAGCAGAAGCCAAATGCCATGAACAAGCTGAAGTTCGAGAGGGAGAAGTTCCTGAATAAGTTCAAACAACTGGAAAGCGATATTGCATTGTGGGAGAACAATATAGGTTTTTTTGCCAAATCAAGCACTGCAGAGGCCACCATTAAAGAGTTCAGGGAAAAGATCGAGCAGGGCAGAAAACAGATGGAAGCGTTGGAGGAGAAGATCAGGATGATAGATGATCTGGATAATGACTAG
- a CDS encoding CTP synthase encodes MKKYIFVTGGVASSLGKGIISASLAKLLQSRGYSVTIQKLDPYINVDPGTLNPYEHGECYVTEDGAETDLDLGHYERFINIPTTQNNNVTTGRIYQSVINKERKGDYLGKTVQVIPHITDEIKRRIKVLGTKGKNDFIITEIGGTVGDIESLPYIEAIRQMKWELGPVNCLVIHLTLVPYLAASAELKTKPTQHSVKMLLENGIQPNILVLRTEHPLNSDIRKKVALFCNVEFNSVIESIDVSTIYEVPLLMQKENLDGIVLRKLNLPEGEKPEMKPWKQFVAKVKNPKKHVTVALVGKYVELPDSYKSIMESFVHAGSVNDCKVELRSIQSEKIGENNIDSHFDGVNGIVVAPGFGDRGIEGKILSARFARERNIPFFGICLGMQCSVIEFARNVLGLEDAHSTEMDIKTPHPVIDLMEEQKGVTIKGGTMRLGVYPCNITPGSNCSKIYSGSEVMERHRHRYEFNNDYLELFEKHGMVQAGINPDTGLVEIMEIPGHKWFVGVQFHPEYRSTVLNPHPLFIDFVRAAIENSSNDLPGN; translated from the coding sequence CTGAAAAAATACATCTTTGTAACAGGAGGGGTGGCCTCCTCCCTTGGGAAGGGGATTATTTCCGCCTCACTGGCCAAGCTTCTTCAGTCAAGGGGCTACTCTGTCACCATACAGAAGCTGGATCCCTATATAAATGTTGATCCGGGAACACTTAATCCATATGAGCACGGAGAATGTTATGTTACCGAAGACGGAGCTGAGACTGATCTGGATCTGGGACATTATGAAAGGTTCATAAACATTCCAACCACACAAAACAACAATGTGACAACGGGCCGGATTTACCAGTCGGTTATCAATAAGGAGCGTAAAGGAGACTACCTGGGTAAAACTGTTCAGGTGATCCCTCATATTACCGATGAGATAAAGAGAAGAATTAAGGTGCTGGGGACTAAGGGCAAAAATGACTTTATAATAACAGAGATAGGAGGCACAGTAGGTGATATTGAATCCCTTCCCTATATTGAGGCTATCAGGCAGATGAAATGGGAGCTTGGTCCTGTCAATTGTCTCGTAATCCATCTTACCCTGGTACCTTACCTTGCCGCCTCTGCAGAGCTGAAAACCAAGCCTACCCAGCACTCGGTAAAGATGTTGCTCGAAAACGGTATCCAGCCGAATATACTGGTGCTGCGAACAGAGCATCCGCTTAACAGCGATATAAGGAAGAAAGTGGCACTCTTCTGCAACGTTGAGTTCAATTCAGTGATTGAATCGATCGATGTATCCACAATATATGAGGTGCCGCTGCTGATGCAAAAGGAGAACCTGGACGGTATAGTCTTAAGGAAGCTTAACCTGCCCGAAGGTGAAAAACCTGAGATGAAGCCATGGAAGCAGTTCGTGGCAAAAGTAAAGAACCCCAAAAAGCATGTTACGGTTGCGCTTGTAGGTAAGTATGTCGAGCTGCCTGATTCCTACAAATCGATAATGGAATCGTTCGTACATGCCGGTTCTGTGAATGACTGCAAGGTTGAACTTCGCAGCATACAGTCCGAGAAGATTGGTGAAAATAATATAGACAGCCACTTCGATGGAGTTAATGGTATTGTGGTTGCGCCCGGTTTTGGCGACAGGGGCATTGAGGGAAAGATACTGTCGGCCCGGTTCGCCAGGGAAAGAAATATACCTTTTTTCGGGATATGCCTGGGAATGCAATGTTCGGTAATTGAGTTTGCCAGAAATGTTCTGGGCCTGGAAGATGCACATTCGACAGAGATGGATATCAAGACACCGCATCCGGTGATTGACCTGATGGAAGAGCAGAAGGGCGTCACCATCAAGGGAGGGACCATGAGACTTGGTGTATACCCCTGCAACATAACTCCCGGGTCCAACTGCAGCAAAATATATTCAGGGAGCGAAGTGATGGAAAGGCACAGGCACAGGTATGAATTTAACAATGATTACCTTGAACTGTTCGAAAAGCATGGCATGGTTCAGGCCGGGATCAATCCTGATACCGGATTGGTCGAGATTATGGAGATACCAGGGCACAAATGGTTTGTCGGCGTTCAGTTTCATCCAGAATACAGGAGCACTGTCCTCAATCCCCATCCGCTTTTCATTGATTTTGTGAGAGCTGCAATTGAAAACAGCTCCAACGATTTGCCGGGTAATTAA